The following are encoded in a window of Castanea sativa cultivar Marrone di Chiusa Pesio chromosome 5, ASM4071231v1 genomic DNA:
- the LOC142633909 gene encoding protein POST-ILLUMINATION CHLOROPHYLL FLUORESCENCE INCREASE, chloroplastic, whose protein sequence is MATVNASIIASSTQTFLSMQSVSNTNTTRLVSNSLASSFIGNSLPWFFPMKKRVVKISGEVRAAATVTTSPVEETKEFTLPSWTMFEFGKAPVYWKTMNGLPPSSGEKLKIFYNPAANNLVPNEEFGIAFNGGFNQPIMCGGEPRAMLRKNRGKADLPIYTIQICIPKHAQNLIFSFTNGVDWDGPYKMQFQVPRAWQNKPIDFFNQGLAQELSKEGACEKAIFPDTQIIVTRCDMIGNLTVEGGDRCNLNLVPGCTDPSSPSYNPLANVDDGSCPLDLDSEV, encoded by the exons ATGGCGACAGTAAATGCATCAATTATTGCGTCTTCCACACAAACATTTCTGTCCATGCAGTCCGTTTCCAATACTAATACAACTCGACTTGTTTCAAACTCGCTTG CTAGCAGTTTCATCGGTAATTCATTGCCATGGTTTTTCCCAATGAAGAAGAGAGTTGTCAAGATTAGTGGGGAAGTCAGAGCTGCAGCAACTGTTACAACTAGTCCTGTTGAGGAAACCAAAGA GTTTACCCTTCCTTCATGGACTATGTTTGAATTTGGCAAGGCCCCAGTATATTGGAAAACCATGAATGGTCTTCCTCCTTCTTCT GGGGAAAAGCTAAAGATTTTCTACAATCCTGCTGCGAACAACCTTGTTCCCAATGAAGAATTTGGGATTGCTTTTAATG GAGGGTTTAATCAGCCAATTATGTGTGGTGGTGAGCCAAGGGCAATGCTGAGAAAAAACCGAGGCAAAGCTGATCTCCCAATTTATACCATCCAGATTTGCATCCCTAAGCATG CCCAGAACTTGATCTTCTCATTCACAAATGGAGTTGACTGGGATGGTCCTTACAAAATGCAATTTCAAGTTCCCAGGGCTTGGCAGAACAAACCAATTGACTTCTTTAACCAG GGCCTAGCACAAGAGTTGAGTAAAGAAGGTGCATGTGAGAAAGCAATCTTTCCAGACACACAAATTATTGTCACAAGATGTGATATGATCGGAAATTTGACAGTAGAAGGG GGTGATCGTTGCAATCTCAATCTCGTACCAGGATGCACAGATCCTAGCTCTCCCTCTTACAACCCGCTTGCCAATGTAGATGATGGATCCTGTCCATTGGATTTAGATTCTGAGGTTTAG